The proteins below are encoded in one region of Knoellia sp. S7-12:
- a CDS encoding HD domain-containing protein, with translation MVAIALAFLCIRESPPLNDASDLAVLVILGAAGWWLPAADVGGRASAAASDVVTLAAVAILGPFGAGLVGLTTGVFRRGQWRVRWFNAVMGACSAMSAGLVYTALGGFFDSSNLRGLDELSLRVGGPLVVAGAVFLVINALLLSGIVRLSNGIPVRLQLISLMSGTGLTQLGYAVIAFIVVILWMPAGMEEVSVLVVLAPLMGARWALLLYGEERHARERALGALVAAIETRDPSLEGHSGRVSTLAAGMAQDLGLGPQAVADVRTAGLLHDLGRVVVAPGTEGPGAEAAAQRGLAMLRDLPFLEGASAVMSEVALPGSKSLGAEIVHAADDFDLMRMGPDAVPAQVAISRLRDASGPGHEAVLDALIRVATLRESQVDEVGV, from the coding sequence GTGGTTGCGATCGCGCTGGCGTTCCTGTGCATCCGCGAGTCGCCCCCGTTGAACGATGCCAGCGATCTGGCTGTCCTCGTGATCCTCGGTGCGGCCGGTTGGTGGTTGCCCGCAGCCGATGTCGGAGGTCGGGCCTCCGCAGCGGCATCTGACGTCGTCACGTTGGCCGCTGTCGCGATTCTTGGTCCCTTCGGAGCAGGATTGGTGGGGCTCACGACTGGTGTGTTCCGCCGAGGGCAGTGGCGTGTTCGGTGGTTCAACGCCGTCATGGGGGCGTGCTCTGCGATGTCGGCGGGTTTGGTCTACACCGCACTTGGTGGTTTCTTCGACTCGTCCAACCTTCGTGGCCTGGACGAATTGAGTCTCAGGGTTGGCGGTCCCCTTGTCGTGGCGGGGGCCGTGTTCTTGGTGATCAACGCCCTGCTTCTCTCTGGAATCGTCCGGCTCAGCAATGGCATTCCGGTGCGCCTCCAACTGATCAGCCTCATGTCCGGTACGGGACTCACCCAGCTCGGGTATGCAGTCATCGCCTTCATCGTGGTGATTCTCTGGATGCCGGCCGGGATGGAAGAGGTTTCGGTACTCGTGGTTCTGGCGCCGCTCATGGGTGCGCGATGGGCGCTCCTCCTCTACGGGGAGGAACGCCATGCGCGGGAGCGTGCGTTGGGCGCACTGGTGGCCGCCATCGAGACTCGGGACCCGAGTTTGGAGGGCCACAGCGGTCGGGTGTCGACTCTGGCAGCGGGGATGGCTCAGGATCTTGGTCTGGGTCCGCAGGCGGTCGCTGACGTTCGTACCGCGGGCCTTCTGCACGATCTCGGTCGTGTGGTTGTGGCTCCGGGTACCGAAGGGCCCGGAGCGGAAGCGGCTGCCCAGCGCGGCTTGGCGATGTTGCGCGACCTTCCTTTCCTTGAGGGTGCCTCCGCAGTGATGAGTGAGGTCGCACTGCCGGGCTCAAAGTCACTCGGTGCTGAGATCGTTCACGCAGCTGACGACTTCGATCTGATGCGTATGGGGCCTGATGCCGTGCCGGCTCAGGTGGCCATCTCGCGCCTCAGGGATGCCTCAGGTCCAGGGCACGAAGCGGTACTTGATGCCCTCATCCGGGTCGCGACCCTGCGTGAGTCACAGGTTGATGAGGTGGGCGTGTGA